A region of the Mycoavidus sp. HKI genome:
ACGGCGCCTATCGCTCGCGCATTCGGCATCGATCATTTAATCGCACCAGAGCCCGCGACCGTCAATAATGATCCAACTGCTGAGTATACGGGTGAGATTGATGGCGTTCCAAGTTATCGCGAAGGAAAAATCATCCGTACCGAAGCTTGGCTACAGTCGCTTGATAAAAATTGGGCGAGCTTTAAACAAAGCTATTTTTATAGCGATTCACACAACGACATCCCGCTGCTCGAAAAAGTCAGCATTCCTATCGCGACTAACCCAGATGACAAATTGCGTGCTCATGCACAGTCAAAAGGCTGGCGTATTTTAGAATTGTTCAAAACCCCGTGATTAGAAAATTTATCCGCAAACTGCTGGGCCAGTCTGAATTGCCCACCTCGAGCCACACTACTAAACAAGCCGCTCATAAAAAACAGCCGGTGAACGTGCCTGTCCGTGTACACCAAATAGATCCAGCATTGATTTCACGCCATGCAATACGCGTAACCAGCACATTACAGCAAGCGGGTTATCGGGCGTTTATCGTCGGCGGCGCAGTACGCGACTTGCTACTGGGTTTTGCCCCGAAAGATTTTGATGTGGCGACCGATGCCACGCCTGAACAAGTGCAAAAACTCTTTCGCCGCGCGCGCTTAATTGGCCGGCGCTTTCAAATAGTTCATGTGCCGTTCGGACAAGAAATTATTGAGGTTTCGACTTTTCGTGCCAGTCTTGGCGCAGCCAGTGTCCCGCCAGACCCAGCTAGCACTGACTTGCCTGTACGCCAAGGACCGCGCGCGCGGCGCAATGAGTTAGATTATCGCCCCCATGCAATCGATGCGAGCGGACGCGTTTTGCGCGACAACATCTGGGGGCAACAGCACGAAGATGCGGCGCGGCGCGATTTCACCATCAATGCCATGTACTATGATCCAGCGGCGCAAACTGTGCTCGATTATCATAATGGCATGGCGGATATTCGCGCCCGGCTCCTGCGCATAATTGGCGATCCGGCTACTCGCTACCGTGAAGATCCCGTTCGGATGCTGCGCATTATGCGCTTTGCAGCTAAGCTAGGCTTTGAGATCGAAGCAACCACACGGCAACCTATCCGCGCCCTCGCCGAGTTAGTCCGCAATGTGCCGAGTGCTCGGCTGTTTGATGAAATGCTCAAATTGCTGTTATGCGGCCAAGCTCTGACCTGTTTACGCCAACTACGCACCGAGGGGCTGCACCATGATTTATTGCCCATGCTCGATACGGCTCTCGCGCAGCCGCAAAGCGAAAAATTTATTACGCTTGCGCTCGATAATACAGATGAACGTATTCGTGCTGGCAAGTTTGTATCGTCTAGCTTTCTATTTGCGGCGTTGTTATGGCATGAAGTACACGAGCGTTGGCAAAAATATATAGCCGCAAACGAATACCCGATTCCGGCGCTCCACCACGCGATGGATGAAACGCTCTATGTACAAATGAAAAAATTGGCGATTCAACGACGCCACATTGGAGATATGAAAGAAATTTGGGGCCTACAGCCTCGTCTTGAGAAACGTGGCCACAGCGCATTCAAATTGCTCGAGCACCCACGTTTTAGGGCGGCTTATGATTTTCTGCTATTACGTTGCGAAGCGGGCGAACTCGATGCCACTGTGGGGCAATGGTGGACTGCTTTCATTGCAGCCGATGCCAGTCAGCGCGAAACACTGCTCTCAGAAGGTGAGCATGAACGCTCCTCACGCCGCCGCAGACGAGGTCGGGCAAAACCCCAAGCCTCTCACAATGAGGACAAATTAACGGTTAAAACGCCCACAGAGTCTAGCTGAAAAAAGATACCCATGGCGATTGCTTATCTCGGTCTGGGCGCAAATCTTGGCGATGCGAGCCAAACTTTACACGCCGCCATCTCCTGGCTAGCACAGCAAACGGCTGTCGCCGTGCGCGCCCAATCTAGCTTCTATCGGAGCGCGCCGGTGCAAGCCAACGGCAATGATTATTACAACTGCGTGCTGGCGATCGAAACGACGCTCTCGCCATTCCAACTACTCGCGCAATGCGCGGCGGGCGAAAGTTATTTTGGCCGCACGCGCTCTTACCGTAACGCTCCACGTACGCTTGATATCGACATTTTGCTGTACGACCAACTGTCTATTAACGAAGCTAGACTGATTATTCCACATCCGCGTTTGACCGAGCGCGCATTCGTGCTGGTACCACTGCTTGAACTTGATGCTGAAGTTGAAATTCCACAGCTCGGTCGAGCCGATGCATTTTTGCCCATGGTTGCATCACAACGAATTGATCAGGTCCGAGACAAAAACTGAAGCAAGTTTCACCTGGCCAACACCGCTTTTTCTGGCTCAACTTTTATTCGCAGACCCGATATGAACTATCTCCAAGAAGCCTCCCGCAAAGCCATTACCGTACCGCGCCTACAAGTCATGCGCGAGAATGGCGAAAAAATCGCTGTACTTACCTGTTATGACGCGAGCTTTGCCGCCCTCCTCGACCAGGCAGGAATCGATGCGTTACTGATTGGGGACTCTTTAGGCAATGTCATCCAGGGCCACGCCACGACACTCCCGGTCACCGTTGCCGATATCGCTTATCACACAGCGTGCGTTGCACGTAGCAAGCCGGCAGCATTAATTGTTGCCGATTTACCCTTTGGCACTTACGCCACGCCAAGCGATGCGTTTACCAATGCAGCTACTTTGATGCGCGCAGGCGCTCAAATGGTTAAACTCGAAGGGGGGGTATGGTTGGCCGATACGGTGCGTTTTTTGGTTGAACGCTCAATTCCAGTGTGCGCCCATATAGGCTTAACACCGCAATCAGTACACGCCTTGGGTGGCTTCAAGGTACAGGGAAAAACTGATATAGCCGCCGAACAATTGCTGCGCGATGCGAAAGCCCTGCAACAAGCTGGCGCACAATTGCTGGTGATTGAGGCAGTACCTGCCTTGCTTGGCACGCAATTAACCCAGGCCCTGACAATTCCGACCATTGGCATTGGAGCCGGCGCTGACTGCTCAGGGCAAGTACTGGTATTGCACGATTTATTAGGGATATCCGCAGGCAAACGCCCGCGTTTTGCGAAAAATTTTGTCTGTGAACAAACGCCACGAACGTCAAATCAGCCTATTTTGCACGCCGCCGTCGAAGCTTATGTGCGCGAAGTCAAAACGGGGACATTTCCAGCAGCAGAACATACATTTTGACTTAGTACATTAAGCCACGGCGAAAATTTATAGCGTGGAGGCCTCCAGCAAAAAATTGGGGTACCTCCACCACTTAAATTTTTGACAAAACCCAAGCAAGCTTTAAATCAGATACGAAGCACGATCCTGATCAACAATCCATTTAGGCGGTTTGCCACGGCCTGACCATGTAACACCCGTCTGTGGATCGCGGTATTTAGGCGCCACGCGTGTGCGCACACGTAGCTTGCCTGCCGTCGATTTTCTCAGGCTAAGTTCTTTTTTACTGAAACCCAGTTCATCGAGTGTAATGCCAAAAATAGCAATCTTTTTCTTTATCTCGTCGATGACCGCAGCACATTCCCGGGCTTTAGCTTCTTCGATTTGTTTTTCAAGTTTTGCTTGTTGAGCAAGCAATTCTTCATATGAAGACATACGTCTTTCCTTCACAAAGTTAAAATGCGAACCTTGAGACTTTTTTATGAGTCCCGCAGTTCAAGTTATTAATGAGGCACATAAATAATACAGAGTAATTTTGCGCTTGCAAAGAAAAATGAATATTTTTTATTAATTTTACGACCAATGAACTTCATTAAGTTCATCAACTGACGTGCTAGTTAGAGCGAATCGCGTGGCGACTCATTTTTAATTAATTTAAAATAAAAACAACTTCATTCCTCTTGCTTTTTTCTACTGGCTTAGAGCACATCTAGAAGCCTTGCTCGTCCGAAGACAATTGCGAAAATTTTAATTTAAATTTACAAAAATAATAAAAATATTTTGAGCTTCCGCCCAACCTGACTATCTACAACCCTGCGCCTATTATATCCGGTTTATCACAACCATATTATTTTGAGCAGCACACAAGCCATAAATTTATGTGCCGCCCAGACTTTTGGTTAGATCAGCAAACCCTTAGCATTAATTTCTTCAACCGCTAAGCGGGCGCCGCTCTCATTATCTTTGCCAAGATGGGCGATCCCGCTTGTGAGCGGAGCGACATGGCCAATCTTGACCACCTGCTCAGCGGCAATAGCGGGTAGCGCTAGATATAACAGGTGAGTGTGGACACTTAAGACATTTACAAAACTTTTTATTACTAAGTTACTGTTACTATTGTGACATGCCAGTCGCTGCAAAGTGAAGCATCCCATAGTAATTTTATTGATTATTTGCAGATGTCAGCTTTAGCCACAGCTCAACATCCAGTAAAAAGGAATTTCATGTATCGTTTGTCCCTTAAAATGCTGATTGCAAGCGTGCTGAGCTTGTTTTCTTGGGCTAGCCTGCCAGCGTGGGCCCAGCCGTCAACCCCCATCGTGCAGTGGGAATTGCACATTATGCAAGAAGGTCGGCAGGTTGCCAGTTTGGCCGGCCAAACCCCCCTTGGTCAATCGCATACTGAAACAAACCGCTATCTAGTTAGTCCTGCGCTGGGTTGCGATCAAGCCACCATCGAATTGTCCCGCACCATTATCATCACGCCTGACACTCTCACGGACCAGGCTGTAACCTTTGCTCTTGAGACCCGCGAAACCCTCGAAAAACCAAGCGCATCTGCCTTACTGAACTGCGCATCGCCCGCATCTCCTCGTATCGTCAATGCGAGCCATCCGAGACTCGTGGTTCCCTTTAACGCATGGGCTACCTGGCAAATTCTGCCGCGCAACCCCATGCTCGTTTATCGACTGCGGGCTCGCCTTAGCCACTCATGAAATCTCCAGCAATTTTACGCACGGCGTCCCGCGACCCACATGAGCTCATTGCAGTCAGCTGGAATCTACACAAAGGTCGCTCGCCACTTGGGTTTCAAACATGGCACGCGATGCAGCGCTGGCTGCAACTCACCCCTGCCGACATCTATTTTTTGCAAGAAACAATAGCGCGACGCCTATCTGCGCCAAGGTCGACAGCCGAGCGGAGCAAAGCCAAAATCGCCACCACGGATGAAAATTGGCACTGCCATGCGACTGAGATCTCAACCAGCCTAAAACTGCATCTCGCACTCGGACCTAATGTGCACAGAACCTCGTGGCGACACGGCAATGCCATTCTGTCCCCTTACCCACTGACTCCAGGCGGACGATGGGACATTTCCGCCCATCGCTTTGAACAGCGTGGACTATTAGTCGCACGGATGACCGTCAACCAACGCCCAATCATCTTATTGTGCGTGCATCTGGCCCTTACCCGTGCTGCGCGCTTGCGGCAAATGGAATGGGTCGCTCATTGGATTACGCGCGAGGCGCCTACCGGTCCCTTAATTCTCGCTGGCGACTTTAATGACTGGAAAAGCGATTCGGTTCCTATTTTTAATGCTCTGGGTCTAAGCGAAGTCGCTATGACACTCGGGCAAGCGGCAAAAACATTTCCCGCTTTTTCGCCAACCTTAGCGCTCGACAAAATGTTCGTGCGTGAACTCACCCCCGTCGAACTCGTACCCGCCGCCAAAGCGGCTTGGTTATCAGACCACTTGCCTTACATTGCGCGCTTGCGTCTTGAGCCGCTCGGTGCACGCTAGGCAGAAAAAATAGATATAAAAACGCAATTTTAGGAAACGAGAATCACTCTTATTTCCAATTAAGAGTAGAATGAAGCTTAGCCCACTTGAGGGGCTATTTGTTGTTATCCGCGACCGATTGATCATGAGTAATCTGACCCAACAAACTGTATTAAGTATCCACCATTGGACCGACACGCTTTTCAGCTTCACCTGTACGCGTGATCGCTCTTTTCGTTTTGATAATGGTCAATTCACCCTAGTAGGCCTTGAAGTTGACAACAAGCCCCTGGTGCGCGCCTACAGTATGGCCAGCGCCAACTATGAAGAAACCTTAGAGTTTCTTTCAATTAAAGTGCAAGATGGCCCGCTGACTTCACGCTTGCAACATGTACAAGTGGGCGATTCAGTTTATATCAGCAAAAAATCAACAGGGACGCTGATTGCTGATTCTCTATTGCCCGGCTCTACCCTCTGGTTATTATCAACCGGCACAGGTCTGGCGCCGTTCATGAGCATTATTAAGGACCCTGAGATCTACAGCCGCTATAAACGCATTGTGCTGACTCACACTTGCCGCTTTATCGATGAATTGGCTTACAAAGAATACATTACCCAGTCGTTGCCGCAAGATGAACATATTGGCCAGCTGATTCGAGATCAACTGGTCTATTACCCAACGGTCACACGCGAGTCTTTCCACAATCGTGGCCGTATTACGGATTTAATTCAAGAAGGCAAGCTCTTTGAGGATGTGGGGTTACCCCCCTTCTCCATTGAACATGACCGTTTAATGCTATGTGGCAGCCCGCATATGCTTAAGGATACGCGCGCCTTGCTTAAAGAAATGGGTTTTACCGAAGGTACCCATTCGCAACCTGGCCATTACGTGGTTGAACGGGCATTCGTTGGCTAAGCTTCACTCTACCTTGGAACTGAATCATGCATAGTATTACTGTGCGCACTGCGCTATGCCGCGCCCTCACCACGGTCATCTTGCTGCCCACTACAGCCCTAGCTAATGAGCACGCCCCACTACCGAGCGCAGTAGGCCTAGCTTCAGTGGCGCAGACTGTCGCTTGGCTGATTGCCGTCATTGGGCTTGCCTATGTTTGCGCATGGGCCGCCCGCCGCTTTGGCATGCGACCACCGCTACGACGTCCAGGCTTAATCAAAGTCTTAGGCAGTACCGCTCTTACGCCCAAAGAAAAAGTGATGATCGTTGAAATAGGTAATACCTGGCTTGTCCTAGGCGTAGCAGCAGGCAGCATACACACGCTGCATACCATGCCAGCCAGCAACGATGCCGCAGCAACGGTTAATTAGCGTCCCCAAACAAATCGCTTTTGGAGATTTAGAGAGAAACAGCCGCGGTAAAGAGGGCTAGCCCTTCTTACAGTAGAAGAAAAACGCAGATGCACACAAGGCGCAATAAATAACGTAAGTTGCCGCATAAGCTTGTACCGCCCCGAGCGCGCCGCCAGCCGGAACCAACCCGTGCGAAAAGAGCAGGAGCAAACCAAACTGGCTGATTTGGGCTAGCACGCCAAGGCTCAGCGAAGCCCGAGCAGTGACTAGATAAGCGAACACATAGGCGCTTATTTTGAACGCATCGCCGCTCAACTGCCACGCGAAAAGATCACGCATCGACCTAAATTCAACTGAAAAGAATAATCCAATCACACTATCGCGCAGCAGCCACAGACTCAAACTGACGGCGACTGCTAGCGGGAACAAAAAGCACTGCGCGCGGCCGATTTCATGCGCCAAGTCTTGCTTGGTTTTTTGCCTGGAGAGCACCGGCAGCAAATACACCGTGAAGGGTGCCGTAATCAATTGCAGATACGCCTCCGATACGCGGTTCATTCCCTGCCAAATGCCGACTTCGTCCCAACCGTAATGCGCCGCCAGTAGCTCTCTTATGGCGGTATAGGCGATCGGCAGCGAGATGGCAGTCAGGATCATCATCGCCGTAAATTTAAGCAAGTTACGCGCTAGCCCGCCATCCCAGGTTAGCTGCAGCCCATTGCGCGGCACGATGCCACTTTTGAACAGCATGATCCCTGCCGGCAATGCCAATAACGCCGGTACCAAAGCGAGCCCAATCAGGGCGCCCTGGTAACCACCGCAACGAAACGCGATCCAGTATGCCCCGAGGCCAAGCAAACTGCCGCTAACCATCGATAGGGCAGTCCCTTTCGCATCGGATCGGCCTTTCAAGATGGCCAGAAAAAATTGAGCGCAGGCCATGCCTAATTGAATTAAAGCGATCGCCCGCAGCACGCCCTGGAAGTCTTTAGAGCCAAATAGCAGTTCGCTCAGCGGAGCTGCGGCCAAAATAAACAGCAGCGCCAGCAAACTCGAGCAACCCAGCACGAGAGCAGCAGCGGTACCAAGCAGGCGGCGCAAACGGACTGGATCGTGCTGAAACTCAGCAACATATTTGGTCACGCCATTGTGAATACCTGCGCCTGAGAGCGCACTTAATACCGCAACCAGCGCCATAAAGTTCCCGGCACGGCCCACGCCGTCTGGGCCAAAAGCCACTGCCAGCCACTTAATGAGTAGCAAATCCACGGCAATTTTAATCAGGGTGGCCGCCGCGGACCAGCCTAATGCCCGCGCTAGAGATAGCTTAGACAAAGAGCTTCACAACAGCGCTTATCATAGCGTGACGGTGACTGCACCGCACACTCGCATATTTCTTTATTGGACAATAATTTAGCTGCGCCACGTGTCTCTCCTTTCATGCAATTAATGCACCGCGATGGCTATTTTTGTTTTGAACGGGGCAAGAGGATTTAACCTCTGACCACCTGCACTCCATGTATGTAGGCTACCCGGCTAAGCTACACCACGAAGCAAGCGGCAATTGTAGCAGAGCAAAAATGGGGCGGTTGGAGCACCGTCAGGACTCCTGCATAAATATGCAATAATCACTTTGGCAGCTTTTCAAGCTGTGCTTTTTAGGGAGCCTGTTCACAAATTTGATATGAGGCTGCGATTTGCCGTTAGTGGGCTAACTGTTATCGTTTTTTCATGACGCAATTTGTTACCTCTATTTACCGCTAAGCCTTTCTAATCCGGGAGTTTTTTCGTGCATGACATACGTTTTGATGTAGTCATCCCCGCTCGCCTTCAATCCACCCGGCTGCCTGAAAAGGCGCTGGCTGAAATTGGCGATAAGCCGATGGTGATACATGTGGCGCAGCGCTCGCAGACATCTGGCGCACAACGCACGATCATTGCGACGGATTCTTCGCGGATTGTCGAGTGCGCCAATCAATATAACGTAGAGGTTATGTTAACAGCCAAGCATCATGAGTGTGGCACCGACCGGCTTGCCGAGCTTGCGACCCAGTTGGATTGGGCGGATGACCAGATCATCGTCAATGTGCAAGGCGATGAACCACTGATCAACCCTACCTTAATTCGAGAAGTGGCCGCCCATCTGGCGGCAAACCCTAGCTGCGCGTTAGCGAGCGCTGCGCACCCCGTGAGTAGCCGCGAAGAAATTTTCAACCCCAATGTGGTTAAAGTGGTGCTCGATGCCAGAGGGTATGCGTTGTACTTCTCCCGCGCACCGATTCCTTGGGCGCGGGATGCGTGGCAAGACGTGATGGGAAAAACTGGCTTTTCAGTCAACAAAGCAACCAGCGCGAATAGCACAGATAACCTAAGCCAGCTGCCGGTGTATCGCCATATTGGTATATACGCGTATCGCGCTTCTTTTTTACGCCGCTTTGCAAGCTTAAAGCCGTCCCCTTTAGAAGCAGTGGAAGCACTGGAACAATTGCGCGCGCTGTGGCATGGCGAATCTATTGCTATCCATTTAACGGATAAAGCACCTATTGGAGGCGTAGATACGGCCGCTGATTTAGAGCGCGTACGAGCTTTGTTTAAGCAGGGTAGAACCTTCGCTTGACACCACAGCAGCGTGAATTTTACAAAAAGTCTACAACTTCCCTGGCTTTTTTAAAATATCACGCTGCGTCTTGACCCGCACTAGCTCTGTTCAGAGCGACTCATTTAAACCCAGCCTAAGAACTTCCAGTAAGTTTGCGAGAAAACCAGCAACAGGGCATAGCCAATCAAGGTCATCACAAAACCTACTTTGGTAAATTGTCGAGTCGTAAAAGTATTGGTCGCCAAGCAAACCATATTCTGCGGAGCGTTAATCGGCAAAATAAAACCAAAGCTCACCGTAAAGCCTAGCAACATCGTCAAACCCAGTCGATTAAAATCGCCAGGCACCGTCTGCAGCACAGCAATTAAGATCGGCAGCATGGCTGAAGTCAATGCCGTCGCACTCGCAAACCCTAGGTGAATGACAATTAAAAATAGGCTGAGCACAGCAAATATTAGGCCGGGACTCAACACGTCCAGCCCTGTATGCTGCACAACTTGATCCCCTAGCCACTGACCTGCGTGTGTGGTTAACAAGGCCGTCCCTAGGCTAATGCCAATGCCAAATACAATCAACGTACCCCAAGGCGTTCGTGATTCAAGCGTTTTCCAATTCATCACGCCAATCCGGGGCATCAGCAAAAGAGCCAGTCCGGCAAAAGTAACTGAGGTCGTATCAAATGAGTGTAACTTACCTTCAGTTGACCAAAATGCTAGCAGCGTCAACGAAATCAGCAGCAGGCGCTTTTGGGCAGAGGTCATCGGACCCAATTCCGCCAATGATCGGCGCACCGCTTCAGCGCCCCCGGGAATGGTCTCTGTTTCTGGCGGCAACATTTTACGTACGACGTATAACAGAATGACGGACATCACAATGGCCCACGGCAAACCGGCAATCAACCATTCGCCCCAAGTCACACGCTGCCCAAGGATGCGCTCCATAAAACCGACTGTCAGTAAATTCTGCGCCGCAGCGGTTTGAATCGCAATATTCCAAATGCCAATGCTTTGCGCTACCACAATCATAATGCCAGCAGCAATATTAGAGCGTCGGTCCAAACCAAAGGCGGACACGACGCCAAGCATAATCGGCACCATACACGCCCCCCGCGCAGTCGCGCTAGGCACCACTAATGACAGCATCGCCGTCACCAACACCGTGCCAATCATAATCCGCTGTGTGCTGGAACCAATCTTGGACAATGTCACCAGCGCGATGCGCTTATCAAACCCGGTCGAGGTCATGCCGGCAGAAATAAAAAGCGCTGCCGCCACTAGCGCCAAGGCGCGATCGGAAAAACCCGCCAAGGCCATTGAGAGAGCGCCCGCCGTACCATAAGCCAGAGTCGCATCGTCCACCCGGGGCGCCGCGCCAATCAAAAAAGCAATCAGCACGGTAATCAACACCGCACTCACCTCATACGTCACCGCCTCAGTGATCCAGACAATCACCGCGAACGCTAAAATTGCCAACATCCGCTGGCCAGCCACCGGCAGGCCAGGCAAAGCAGGCATTAAAACTAAGCCAAGGAGCACAATAGAGGCTGCAATCAGACCAAGAGAAATAGGAAAAGACCGCTTACTAGGAGCGGCTACGGAGGGTTTAAGCATTCTGTTTCCTTTTAAAACCACGCGTCACAATCAACGCTAAACTTGGATCGCAATATATTCGGCACAGCGGAATTTTATACCAGCTCATATTTTTTGAGTTTTCTGAATACTTCATGCAAGTCTTTTTCTGCTAGCAATACGCGAAAAATTTTTGCGCACGACACTGATCGACGTCCTCCAAGGCTCATTTCTGACATTGGTTTAACTCGCCTTCTTTGCACTCACTTCTGGAATTGACCACTTTAGTTGCCTGATTTACGCTAAAATATAAATGGAGTTTTTTAAGGGTGCTGTTCGTTAAGAAGGCCCCTGCTTTTAGTCAAAATTTAATCATTTTATAGAGTCATATGGTTGAGCTGAACGCCTTAATACTTGCACGGATTCAATTCGGCTTCACCATTTCATTCCATATCATCTTCCCCGCATTAACGATTGGTCTCGCCAGTTATCTAGCTGTGCTTGAAGGTTGGTGGCTGCGCACCCGCAAACCGGTGTATCAAGATCTGTATCATTTTTGGTTAAAGATTTTCGCCATTAATTTCGGCATGGGCGTGGTTTCTGGCCTAGTCATGGCATACCAATTTGGCACTAACTGGAGCTATTTTTCAGCGTTTGCAGGCGGTGTTACTGGCCCCTTGCTGGCTTATGAAGTGCTCACTGCGTTTTTCCTTGAGGCCGGGTTTTTAGGCGTGATGATGTTCGGCTGGAACCGGGTCGGCCCAGGCTTGCATTTTCTGTCGACGATCATGGTGGCGATTGGCACCTTGGTGTCGGCCACTTGGATTATCGCCTCCAATAGCTGGATGCATACGCCTGCAGGCTATGAAATTGTGAATGGCAAAGTCGTGCCAACCGATTGGCTGCAGGTTATTTTTAATCCATCCTTCCCATACCGGCTAGTGCACATGGGCGTGGCCGCATTCCTGGCCACGGCGCTCTTCGTCGCCGCGGTCGGGGCCTGGCATCTGTTACGCGGCCGTCAACAGCCCGCCATCCGCAAAATGTTTTCAATGGCGCTTTGGATGGCATTGCTGGTAGCGCCCCTGCAAGCATTAATTGGCGATTTTCACGGTCTCAATACGCTTAAGTACCAACCCGCCAAAATCGCTGCGATCGAAGGGCACTGGGAAAATCACGACGGCCCAGGCATGCCGCTGACCTTGTTCGGCTGGCCGGATATGAGCCGCGAAGAGACTCGCTACGCCATTCAAATTCCCCGTTTAGGCGGCTTAATTCTGGCGCATAGCTGGGATGGTCAAGTTCCAGGCTTAAAAGAATTTGCACCACAAGACCGGCCCAATGCCACAATTGTGTTCTGGAGCTTCCGCACGATGGTCGGTTTGGGCGTTTTAATGATTGCGCTAGGGGTCTGGGGATTTTATTTGCGCTGCCGCAACCGCCTGTACCACTCTCGTGCATTTTTGCGCTTTGCCTTATGGATGGGGCCGACAGGGATTATCGCCATTCTCGCCGGCTGGTACACCACTGAAATTGGACGCCAACCTTGGACGGTCTATGGTGTGATGCGCACCGCCGACGCTGTCTCTACGCATAGCGCATTGCAACTAGGCATTTCTTTAGTGCTCTTTGTATTGGTCTATCTAGTCGTATTTGGGGCTGGCATTGCCTATATGATGCGTTTAGCTAAAATAGGACCGATCCTCAACGAAGGCAAAGAGGAGAATCTTGGCGGGCCGGGCCAGCTACACCAACCGATGCGGCCGCTTTCCGCTGCACCCGCGGTTTTAGAAGATGAGGCGCGCAATGCTGATCCAAAAAACTAATCCAGAAACCTCTTTTTAATCTATTTGAGTATCATGGGTATCGATCTTCCGCTCCTTTGGGCCATTATTATTTTATTTGGCGTCATGATGTATGTCATCATGGACGGCTTTGATTTGGGCATCGGCATTCTCTATCCTTTTTTTAAAAGCAAGGAAGACCGCGATGTCATGATGAATACCGTAGCGCCCGTTTGGGATGGCAATGAAACCTGGCTGGTGCTCGGCGGAGCAGGCTTGCTAGCGGCTTTTCCGATTGCTTATGCAGCCATTCTGAGCGCTTTTTATTTGCCACTTATTTTTATGCTGATTGGCTTAATCTTTCGCGGCGTCGCGTTTGAGTTTCGTTTCAAAGCAGCAGAACACGAGCAACATTTCTGGGATAAAGCTTTTATCGGTGGCTCAATTGCCGCCACTTTCTTCCAAGGCGTCACCTTAGGCGGATTTATTCATGGCATTGAGTCAGTCGATGTCTATACCGGCGCTTACACCGGCGACGATATACTGCACTGGCTTACGCCATTTTCGGTTTTTACGGGTTTGGGATTAGTGGCCGCTTACGCGTTACTAGGCAGCACTTGGCTCATCATGAAAACCGATGGTGAGCTACAGCAACGTATGCGCGCTCTTACCCGCCCGCTGGCCTGGATTTTGCTCGCTGTTATCGCGGTCCTTAGTGTCTGGACTCCGCTGACACATGACGCAATTGCACACCGCTGGTT
Encoded here:
- the pcnB gene encoding polynucleotide adenylyltransferase PcnB; this encodes MIRKFIRKLLGQSELPTSSHTTKQAAHKKQPVNVPVRVHQIDPALISRHAIRVTSTLQQAGYRAFIVGGAVRDLLLGFAPKDFDVATDATPEQVQKLFRRARLIGRRFQIVHVPFGQEIIEVSTFRASLGAASVPPDPASTDLPVRQGPRARRNELDYRPHAIDASGRVLRDNIWGQQHEDAARRDFTINAMYYDPAAQTVLDYHNGMADIRARLLRIIGDPATRYREDPVRMLRIMRFAAKLGFEIEATTRQPIRALAELVRNVPSARLFDEMLKLLLCGQALTCLRQLRTEGLHHDLLPMLDTALAQPQSEKFITLALDNTDERIRAGKFVSSSFLFAALLWHEVHERWQKYIAANEYPIPALHHAMDETLYVQMKKLAIQRRHIGDMKEIWGLQPRLEKRGHSAFKLLEHPRFRAAYDFLLLRCEAGELDATVGQWWTAFIAADASQRETLLSEGEHERSSRRRRRGRAKPQASHNEDKLTVKTPTESS
- the folK gene encoding 2-amino-4-hydroxy-6-hydroxymethyldihydropteridine diphosphokinase; the encoded protein is MAIAYLGLGANLGDASQTLHAAISWLAQQTAVAVRAQSSFYRSAPVQANGNDYYNCVLAIETTLSPFQLLAQCAAGESYFGRTRSYRNAPRTLDIDILLYDQLSINEARLIIPHPRLTERAFVLVPLLELDAEVEIPQLGRADAFLPMVASQRIDQVRDKN
- the panB gene encoding 3-methyl-2-oxobutanoate hydroxymethyltransferase, whose protein sequence is MNYLQEASRKAITVPRLQVMRENGEKIAVLTCYDASFAALLDQAGIDALLIGDSLGNVIQGHATTLPVTVADIAYHTACVARSKPAALIVADLPFGTYATPSDAFTNAATLMRAGAQMVKLEGGVWLADTVRFLVERSIPVCAHIGLTPQSVHALGGFKVQGKTDIAAEQLLRDAKALQQAGAQLLVIEAVPALLGTQLTQALTIPTIGIGAGADCSGQVLVLHDLLGISAGKRPRFAKNFVCEQTPRTSNQPILHAAVEAYVREVKTGTFPAAEHTF
- a CDS encoding H-NS family nucleoid-associated regulatory protein translates to MSSYEELLAQQAKLEKQIEEAKARECAAVIDEIKKKIAIFGITLDELGFSKKELSLRKSTAGKLRVRTRVAPKYRDPQTGVTWSGRGKPPKWIVDQDRASYLI
- a CDS encoding endonuclease/exonuclease/phosphatase family protein — translated: MKSPAILRTASRDPHELIAVSWNLHKGRSPLGFQTWHAMQRWLQLTPADIYFLQETIARRLSAPRSTAERSKAKIATTDENWHCHATEISTSLKLHLALGPNVHRTSWRHGNAILSPYPLTPGGRWDISAHRFEQRGLLVARMTVNQRPIILLCVHLALTRAARLRQMEWVAHWITREAPTGPLILAGDFNDWKSDSVPIFNALGLSEVAMTLGQAAKTFPAFSPTLALDKMFVRELTPVELVPAAKAAWLSDHLPYIARLRLEPLGAR
- a CDS encoding ferredoxin--NADP reductase, with translation MSNLTQQTVLSIHHWTDTLFSFTCTRDRSFRFDNGQFTLVGLEVDNKPLVRAYSMASANYEETLEFLSIKVQDGPLTSRLQHVQVGDSVYISKKSTGTLIADSLLPGSTLWLLSTGTGLAPFMSIIKDPEIYSRYKRIVLTHTCRFIDELAYKEYITQSLPQDEHIGQLIRDQLVYYPTVTRESFHNRGRITDLIQEGKLFEDVGLPPFSIEHDRLMLCGSPHMLKDTRALLKEMGFTEGTHSQPGHYVVERAFVG
- the fliO gene encoding flagellar biosynthetic protein FliO translates to MHSITVRTALCRALTTVILLPTTALANEHAPLPSAVGLASVAQTVAWLIAVIGLAYVCAWAARRFGMRPPLRRPGLIKVLGSTALTPKEKVMIVEIGNTWLVLGVAAGSIHTLHTMPASNDAAATVN